The following DNA comes from Sceloporus undulatus isolate JIND9_A2432 ecotype Alabama unplaced genomic scaffold, SceUnd_v1.1 scaffold_6999, whole genome shotgun sequence.
AGATGGCTCACGATGCATGGTTATATAGGCAACATCTTTCACTTTAGTCCACATTCTGTAGATGTCAAACATGGGGAAAAGGTAAGTGTGAATATTGACTGTTCCCTGTGAGCAGAGAACAGGAGAGGAATGAGCAGCATTCACCTAAAAAGTGTTTCATGTTCTGTCCCTTTGACCCAGCCGGATCGCATCCTGGCAGCTCTGAAGAGATATGTGAAGGCAGAACAGAAAGATCAGCGCCACACTCTCCGCCATTACCAACACGTGGCTGCTGCCGATCCTGAGAAGGCTGAACAAATGAAGTTCCAGGTGTgaattccttccttctgtcccatATGATCCATCTTCCCATTTGTGGCCTTGTAATTACAC
Coding sequences within:
- the LOC121918256 gene encoding amyloid-like protein 1 produces the protein MSSIHLKSVSCSVPLTQPDRILAALKRYVKAEQKDQRHTLRHYQHVAAADPEKAEQMKFQVYTHLHVIEERMNQSLALLYKNPQLAQELRGDIG